The genomic interval GCGATCTGGACCTGCTGCGCCCGATCTACGCGCCGACTGCGGCGTACGGCCACTTCGGCCGTACCGATATCGACCTGCCGTGGGAGAGCACCGACCGCGCGGGCAAGCTGCGCGCGGCAGTGGGACTGTGATCGTGTCCGTCGACGGTGCCGGTCGGCCGCGCGCGGCCGCCGGGCGGTAATTGACCGAGGCCGCGCCCGAGGCGGCAGCCGCTGCGCCCCGCAAGGGCAAGCAGGCTGCCGCCGTCGCGTCGGTGCGCCCGATCGCGCGGGTGCTGCCGATGCTCGAACCCGCCCACCTGGACCGGGATTTCGACTACCTGGTCCCCGCCGAGATGGACGCGCTCGCCCAGCCGGGTGTGCGCGTCCGGGTGCGTTTCTCGGGCCGCCTCATCGACGGTTTCATCCTGGACCGCCTCGACCACACCGACCACACCGGAAAGCTGATGCGGCTCGAGCGGGTGGTCTCCGGCGAACAGGTCCTCACACCGGAAATTCTCCGTCTCGTCACCGCGGTCGCGGCCCGGTGCGCGGGCACCCGCGCCGACGTCCTCCGCCTGGCGATACCCCCGCGCCACGCCAGGGTGGAGTCGGAAAAGCCACGTGGGCAGGAGGATTCGGGTGCCGCCTCGGTATCGGAGGCGGTCGTGAACGAACGGGCCTCCGGCGAAAGCGGCGACGGGCGTTCGGATTCGGTGGGGACCGAACTGGATTCGGCCTCGATCGATGCGAGTGCCGAGGCAGTGGAGAAGACGTCGGATACCGGACGCCGGGCTTCGTTGGGGCCGGAGTCGGATTCGGTGTGGCCCGGTCCGAACAGCCGAGCCGGAGGTGCGCGGCGCGCGGGGGGTCCGGAAGTGGTTGTGTCCGAGCTGGATTCGGGATCGTCCGGTGTGATCGACGGTGCCGACGGTGTGCCGGTCGACGGAGAAGGGGCGAGCCGGGGCCGGGTGGGAGCCACGGCGGATCCGGCTTCGCCCGTTGATCTTTCGCGGTATGCGGGGTGGGAGAAGTATCGGCACGGGATGTCGTTCCTGAGTGCGCTGGCGGGCGGAAAGGGGCCGCGGGCGGCGTGGCAGGCGGTGCCGGGGGAGGAGTGGGCGCGGCGGCTGGCCGAGTTGGCGGCGGTGGTGGTGGGGAGCGGGCGCAGTGCCGTGCTGATCGTCCCCGATCAGCGGGATCTGGATCGGCTGTCCGCGGCGTGTGCGGAATCGGTGGGAGACGCGGCGGTCGGGCTGGCGGCCGGGCTCGGGCCCGCCGCGCGATACCGGCGGTGGTTGGCCATCCTGCGCGGTACTGCGCGGGTGGTGATCGGTACGCGCAGTGCGGTTTTCGCGCCGGCGCGGGATCTCGGCCTGATCGCGATCTGGGACGACGGGGACGACACCTACGCCGAGCCCCGGGCGCCGTACCCGCACGCGCGGGAGGTGGCGATGCTGCGCGCACACGAGACCGGCGCCGCGTTCGTGGCGGGCGGGTTCGCGCGGACCGCCGAGATCCAGGCCGTCGTGGCCTCCGGGTGGGCGCACGACCTGATCGCCGATCGCGCGGTCGTGCGGCGGTTCGCGCCGCGGATCAGCGCGCCCGGCGACAGTGACGTCGCTCTGGAACGGGACCCGGTCGCGCAGGCCGTGCGCATCCCGGCGGTGGCGTTCACCGCGGCCCGCAAGGCACTCGCCGCCGGGCAGCCGGTCCTGGTCCAGGTGCCGCGCCGCGGTTACGTGCCCGCCCTCGCCTGTGCCAAATGCCGCGTCCCCGCCCGGTGCCGACACTGCAACGGGCCGCTGGCGCTACCCGACACCGACGCCCCCCGATCCGCGAAGGTCGCTGCGCGACACAACGATCCGACCACGCGCCCTTCCGCGCGGCGCCGCGGCACGACCACTGATGCCGGGGCCGCTGCTCGCGCCATGCCCTTCGACGAGTCCGCTGCGGCGACCGGAGAACGGCGGGATCCGTCGGCCCGGCCGGAACCGAGGGCTCCCGCGGCGCGTCCACCCTCGGCCCGGGAGCTGGGGGTCGCGTTGTCGCGCAGCGCGTCCGAGCCGGTGGCGCACAGCCCGAGCTGCCGCTGGTGCGGGAAGACCGAACCCGTGTTCCGGTGTGGGTCCTGTGGGTCCCGGGCATTGCGCGCGGTGGTCATCGGGGCGGCGCGGACGGCGGAGGAGTTGGGCCGGGCGTTTCCCGAGGTGCCGATCCGGGCGTCGGGTGGTGCGGCCGTGCTGGATGCGGTGTCCGGCGAGGCGCAGGTGGTGGTCGCGACCATCGGCGCCGAACCGGCGACCCCGGACGGCTACGGGGTGGCGCTGCTGCTCGACGGCTGGGCGCTGTTGGGCCGCGCGGACCTGCGGGCGGCGGAGGACGCGCTGCGGCGGTGGATGTCGGCCGCGACGCTGGTGCGGTCGTCCGGGCAGGTGATCGTCATGGCGGAGCCGTCCGTGCCCACCGTGCAGGCGCTGGTGCGCTGGGATCCGGTGGGGCACGCGAGATTCGAGCTGGAGTCCCGCACCGAGGTGCGCTTCCCGCCCGCCGTCCGCTTCGCCGCGATCGACGGCACCACCGAGTCCATCGCCGAATTGCTCGGCGAGGCACAGCTTCCCGACGGAGTGGAGATGCTGGGACCCGTGCCGCTGCCGCCCGGGGCGCGAAAGCCGTTCTCCTCCGGCGATTCCCCGGCCGAGGTGGAGCGGATGATCCTGCGCGCGGACCGCGCTCGCGGCGCTGCCCTCGCCCGCGCTCTCGGCGCCGCCCAGGCCGTCCGCAGCACCCACCGCTCGGACGCGCCACTGCGGGTGCAGATAGACCCTATCGATATCGGCTGATCGAGCCCGAGCGCGGTGTCGTGGACGCCGTGTCGTGGACGCCGATCACCTCGAGTCCGGCTGCGGCGGCGAGGGACCGGTAGCCGTCGGCGGTGCGTCTTTTCGCGGCTTGCTCCGGGAAAGTACCCGCCCGAATTTCCGATCGTCTTGGACGAATGGGATCGCTCAGGTCATCGCCGCGAGTCGCGACCGCATGTCGAGTTGCCGCCGACCGCGCAGCGTGTACAGCACGAGCAGCCCGATGATCGCCCACTGCACCGGGTTCATCAGGGCGACGGTCACCGAGACCGGCAGCGCGTAGATCAGCGCCAGGCGCAGCACGGCGTCGGCGGCGAGCCCGGCACCCCACACCGCCGTCGAGCTCCGGAATGCCCGCCGCACCTCGTGATCGCTGTGCCACAAGGCGTCCCAGCGCGCGGCCGACTCCGCGCCGGGCGCGTGCAGGCGCTGCGCCAGGCCGTACATGGCCGGACGGCCGACCACGCAGCTGCCCAGCAGCAGCGCACTGACCACCGCCGAACTGATGGGGTCCTTCACCAGCATCATCCGCTCGTCGCCGCCGAGCAGTGCCAGTGCCAGCCCGAGCAGGTTCAGTGCGAACGCGAACGCCGCCAGACCGTCGACCTTGCGCTGCGCCGCCGCGACACCGGCCGCCCAGAGCCCCGACACGATCGTCGAGCACAGCAGCGCGGCGAAGTCGCTGTACCCGGCTCCGCTCAGCAGGTAGTAGACGGCGGGCGACAACCCGATACTCGCCGCGAGGAACAGCAAGTTGCGTGCTCGGCCCGACCGCGGCTCGGCGGTCGCGGTCATCGGATCTCCTGGGAGACGTTGTGATTCATGGCTCGAACGCTATCGGCGGGGCCGTGTCGACCGCTTGGGTGCGCGGGTGGAGATCGAGATCTCCACCCGGGGGCCGAGCCCGCCCGCCTCCGCGGCCGCGACAATGCTGGTGCGGGGACGACCGCGAAGGAGAGTGATGCGACGGCTACGGCGCGCCGCCCGGGTGTTGTTCGGCGGCGACCCGGAATCCAGCCCGCTCACGCAGGTGATCGGCACGATGCTGCTGGCGGTGAACCTGGTGTTCAACCATCGCCAGCCGGTGCCGGGGTGGCTGTGGTGGACGCTCGGCGCGACCTACGTGTGCTGGGTGCTGTTCACCGCGGGCATCTCGCGGTGGCCGCGGCCGGCCTTCGCGGCGCTGGTGTGCTGCGCCCTGATCAGTGCGGCGGCGGTCGGACCGGCGCCGGACTCGTCGGTGCTGGTCATGCTGTGCGTGGCGGCCAGCGTCCTCGCTCAGCATCTGGTGCCGAGCGTCGCCGCCATCCTGTTCGTGTTCGCGGGCTGCCTGGTCGCGCTCGTCGCCGGCGGGCTGATCGCGGGGCGGTCGGCGGGCACCGTGGCCGCGCATGCCGCGATCCTCGTCATCCTGGTGCTGCTGGGCCTGTATCGGCGGCAGTACCGGATGCGGGTCCGGGAGACCGAGATGCTGCTGGCGCAGACGCGGCGCGCGCAACACGAGCATGCCCGCGCCGCCGCCCTGGACGAGCGGGCGCGCATCGCCCGCGAGATGCACGACGTGCTGGCGCATTCGCTCGGCGCGCTCACGGTGCAGTTGGACGTCGCCGAGGGACTGCTCAGCGAAAAAGGTGATGTGGCAGGCGCGCTGGCCCGGCTGCGGCAGTCGCGCCGGCTCGCCGCAGACGGCCTGGCCGAGGCGCGCAGCGCGGTGGCCGCCCTGCGCAGCGACGTGCCGCCGCTGCCGGAAGCGGTGCGCGAGTTGGCGGAAAGCTTTCGGCGCGACCATCATCTGGAAGTGAGCTGCCGGGTCGATGGTCCGGCGCGGACGGTCGGACCGGCGTCCACGGTCTCGCTGCTGCGCGCGGCGCGCGAAGCCCTGACCAACGCGGGCAGGCACGCGCCGGGCGAATCGGTGACCGTCACCCTGCGGTTCGCGCCCGGCCGGGTTCGATTGTCGGTGCGAAACCCGTTGCCGGCCATAGTGTCCCAGTACCGGCCGAGCGGCAGCGGGTATGGTCTGATCGGGATGCGCGAGCGGATCGCGCTGGTCGGCGGCACGCTGTCCGCCGGTCCGGACGGCGACGGCTGGCTGGTGACGGCGGAGGTTCCGGAGTGAGCGGGCAACGATCCGGCGACCCGATCCGGGTCCTGGTGGTGGACGATCAGCAGATCATGCGGGAGGGACTGGTCGCGCTGCTCGGTCTCGTCGACGAGGTCGAGGTCGTCGGCGCGGTCGGCGACGGCGAGCAGGCGGTGCGCGCGGTCACCGACCTCACGCCGGACGTGGTGCTGATGGATCTGCGGATGCCGGTGCTCGACGGTGTCGAGGCCACCCGCCGGATCGCCGGGCGCCACCCGGACACCGCGGTGCTCGTGCTGACCACCTACGCCGACGACGAGTCCATCGTGAGCGCGTTGCGCGCCGGCGCCCGCGGTTATCTGACCAAGGACGCCGGCCGGGTGGAGATCGCGGCGGCCCTGCGCGCCGCGGCCGCCGGGCAGTCGACCTTCGACGCCACCGTGTCCCAGCGACTGGTGGCCGCACTGTCACGCCCCGAGCCGCCGGGCCGACCGGCCACCCGCCCCGACGGCCTGACCGGCCGCGAGGCGGAGGTGATCGGCCTGATCGGCCAGGGGCTGAACAACGCCGAGATCGCCGCCGCTCTCTTCGTCGGGGAGACCACGGTCAAGACCCACATCAACAACGCCTTCGCCAAGATCGGCGCCCGCAACCGCGCCGACGCCGTCCGCTACGCCTACCGCCACGGCCTGGCCGACTCGGACTGAATCGCCCCGCTGTCCTCCGCCGTCCCGGAGTGAATCTCACCGTCGCTTCCGCCGACCCGGACTGAATCTCCTGCTGCCTCCGCGTCCGGCCCGCTCCCGCTGTAGTGCCGGGACGACGGCGAATGCCCGGATTCTCAGCGGAAGGCGGCCAGGTTGGCGCGCACCCAGGTGGCGTAATCGGTTGCGGGACGGGCGAGTACGCGTTCGATATCGGGACTGACCGCGAGCTCCGCCGCGGTGGGCTCGCCGAGAATCGACAGGGTGTCCTCGGCCACGGGGCCCGGCATGAACTCGGTCATGGCGGTGAACGCCTGTGCCCGGGACAACTCGACGAACCGCACCGGCTCGCCGAGCCCGGCCGCCAGCGCGCGAGCCTGTTCGCGCGGTGTCACCGAGCGCGGACCCGTGAGGGTGTAGACCTTCCCGGCATGCTCGGGCGAGCGTAGCGCCGCCGCGGCCACCGCGGCGATGTCGGCTGGGTCGACGTGGGGCAGACCCGTATCGCCGAACGGCGCGAAGACCGCGCGCTCGGTACGGACGGAATCGGCCCAGGCGAACGAGTTGGAGAAGAACCCGCCGGGCCGGAGCACCGTCCACTCCAGCCCGGAGTTCCGCAGCGCGGCCTCGAAATCCACGAGGCGCGTGGCCGACAGCCGGCCCGGCCGCGTCACCACCGACAGCGACGACAGGAACACCACGCGCCGCACACCTGCGTCCGCGGCGATCCGGATGGTCTCGGCCGGATCCGGCCCGGTGAACCCCAATTCGCCGCTGAGGAGCAGGAACAGGGCATCGGCACCGGCGAAGGCGGAGGGCAGCTGGGCCGTATCGGCGAGATCGGCACGCCGATGGTCGACCCCGTCCGGCAGCGACACCGCGCTGCCGCGCGATACCGCCACCACCTTCTCGCCCGCGTCGGCGAGCATCGGCACGAGCGTGCGTCCGATATTTCCGGTCGCTCCGGTCACCACGATCATTGTGCAACTCCTGAGTTAGTTGGCTGACTAAATGGACAGTAGGCGAGCGACCGCGGTTTGTCTATAGTTAGTTGGGTGACCAACTCAGTGCAGAAGTCCGTCCCGCGCGGCGGCAAGCGCGAGCGGCTCGTCGCGGCGGCGGCGCAGGTCTTTCACGAGCGCGGCGTGGAGAAGACGACCATCGCCGACATCGCGAGCGTGGCCGACGTGCCGGTCGGCAACGTCTACTACTACTTCAAGACCAAAGACCAGCTGGTGCGGGCGGCGATAGGGGCGCACGACGGCTACCTGCGCGAGCTGATCGCCGAACTCGAGCGCCGGGAGGACCCGGCCGACCGGCTCAGGGCGCTGATCCGGGGCTGGGTCGACCAGCGCGATGTCGCGGCCCGATTCGGTTGCCCCTCCGGCACTCTCGCGGCCGAGCTGGACAAGCGCGCCGACGGCCTGGACGGTGAGCTGGCCGAGGTCATGCGTCGGCTGATCGACTGGGCTCGGGCGCAGTTCGAGGCCATGGGGCGTGGCGACGCCGATGAGCTGGCCGTTGCCCTGGTGGCCTCGTATCAGGGAATCTCCTTGCTCACCAATACTTTCCGCGATCCGGAGCTGATGGCCGCCGAGGGGCGGCGGCTGGAACGCTGGATCGACGACCTCGCCGCGCGGTAGCGCTCAGTCCCGGGCGACGAGCGTTCCGGCGCGCTCGAGGGACTGTTCGATCTCGGCGCGGGCGCCACCCATGCCCACCAGGAGATCCACCGTCGCGGGGCCGAGAACCGTTGTCAGGCTGCTGTTCTCGGCGCCGAGGTAGCCGCTCAGATCCAGCATGACGGTGCCGTGCATGAGCGCCCAGACCCGCGCCGCCGCCTGCCGGGCCGGCGCCGGCGCGAGATGTCCGCCGTCGATCATCCGCTCGACCGCGCCCACCAGTTGCTCGAAGGTCTCCGCGCCCACGGCCTCGGCGACCGGTCCGGCCGTGACGTCGCGGTGCGGCGGATGCTCGGTCTGGTCCGCGGTCAGCCCGAACATCAATCGGTACCGCTGCGGGCTGGCCAGCGCGTAGCGGCGGTAGGCGTAACCCATGGCGAAGAAGTCGGCGACCGGGTCGTCGGTGGGCGGCGTGCTCGCCAATGCCGCGCCGAATCGCGTGAACGCCTCGGCCGCAATGGCTTTCAGCAGACCGTTCATGCCGCCGAAATGGGTGTAGACCGTCATCGTCGAGGCGCCGGCCGCCGCCGCCACCCGCCGGGTCTGCAATGCCTCGGGGCCACCCTCCTCGAGCAGTCGCAGGCCCGACTCCACCAGCCGGTCGCGCATGGCCGCGCCCCGGCGCCGGGTCGCGGCGTCCGAGCGGGAATTCACCGTTGCCTCACCTCCATAACGAGGTTATTCTAAGCCGCATAACCCGGTTATGTTTCTGTGGGGAGTTCGACATGGACAATCGCTATCTCGAGGGTGTCTTCGCCCCCGTGCCACGGGAGTACACGCTGACCGATCTGCCGGTCACCGGCGCCATCCCCGACCATCTCGACGGCCGGTATCTGCGCAACGGCCCGAATCCGGTCGGTGAGCTGGATCCCGCTCTCTACCACTGGTTTTCCGGCGACGGCATGGTGCACGGGGTACGCCTGCGCGACGGGCGGGCGGAGTGGTATCGCAACCGCTGGGTCCGCGGTCCGGTCACCTCCGTCGCGCTGGGGGAGACGCCGGTGGTGCGCGGTGTATCGGGCATCGGGGCCAATACGAATGTCATCGGGCATGCCGGGCGCACACTGGCACTGGTCGAGGCGGGATTGGCCAATTACGAACTGACCGAGGAACTGGAGACGACCGGCGTCTGCGACTTCGACGGCACGCTCCGCGGCGGGTACACCGCGCATCCCAAGCGCGATCCCGACACCGGTGAACTGCACGCGGTGTCGTACTCCTTCCGGTCCGGCAACACCGTGCGGTACTCGGTGATCGGCGCCGACGGCCGGGCCCGGCGCACCGTCGATATCCAGGTCGGCGGTGCGCCGATGATGCACGACTTCTCGCTGACCGAGAAATACGTGGTGCTCTACGACCTCCCGGTGACGCTGGATCCGCGGCTCTCGGCCGAGATGGCGGTCCCGCGCGGCCTGCGGTTGCCGGCGCGGCTGCTGTTGTCCGCGCTGATCGGCCGGATCCGGCTGCCGAATCCGCCGGTGTCGCAGCGGCACGAACCGCCGCGGGATCGGCGCCTGCCGTATGCGTGGAATCCCCGCTACCAGGCCCGGATCGGGATCATGCCGCGGGAGGGCGGCAATGCCGACGTCCGCTGGTTCGAGATCGAGCCCTGCTACGTCTTCCATCCGCTGAACGCCTACGACGACGGCGATACCGTCGTGCTGGACGTGGTGCGCCATCCCAAGATGTTCGACACCGACCGCCTCGGTCCCAGCGACGGCGCGCCGACCCTGGACCGCTGGGAGGTCGACCTG from Nocardia wallacei carries:
- a CDS encoding TetR/AcrR family transcriptional regulator, which gives rise to MTNSVQKSVPRGGKRERLVAAAAQVFHERGVEKTTIADIASVADVPVGNVYYYFKTKDQLVRAAIGAHDGYLRELIAELERREDPADRLRALIRGWVDQRDVAARFGCPSGTLAAELDKRADGLDGELAEVMRRLIDWARAQFEAMGRGDADELAVALVASYQGISLLTNTFRDPELMAAEGRRLERWIDDLAAR
- a CDS encoding primosomal protein N'; this translates as MLEPAHLDRDFDYLVPAEMDALAQPGVRVRVRFSGRLIDGFILDRLDHTDHTGKLMRLERVVSGEQVLTPEILRLVTAVAARCAGTRADVLRLAIPPRHARVESEKPRGQEDSGAASVSEAVVNERASGESGDGRSDSVGTELDSASIDASAEAVEKTSDTGRRASLGPESDSVWPGPNSRAGGARRAGGPEVVVSELDSGSSGVIDGADGVPVDGEGASRGRVGATADPASPVDLSRYAGWEKYRHGMSFLSALAGGKGPRAAWQAVPGEEWARRLAELAAVVVGSGRSAVLIVPDQRDLDRLSAACAESVGDAAVGLAAGLGPAARYRRWLAILRGTARVVIGTRSAVFAPARDLGLIAIWDDGDDTYAEPRAPYPHAREVAMLRAHETGAAFVAGGFARTAEIQAVVASGWAHDLIADRAVVRRFAPRISAPGDSDVALERDPVAQAVRIPAVAFTAARKALAAGQPVLVQVPRRGYVPALACAKCRVPARCRHCNGPLALPDTDAPRSAKVAARHNDPTTRPSARRRGTTTDAGAAARAMPFDESAAATGERRDPSARPEPRAPAARPPSARELGVALSRSASEPVAHSPSCRWCGKTEPVFRCGSCGSRALRAVVIGAARTAEELGRAFPEVPIRASGGAAVLDAVSGEAQVVVATIGAEPATPDGYGVALLLDGWALLGRADLRAAEDALRRWMSAATLVRSSGQVIVMAEPSVPTVQALVRWDPVGHARFELESRTEVRFPPAVRFAAIDGTTESIAELLGEAQLPDGVEMLGPVPLPPGARKPFSSGDSPAEVERMILRADRARGAALARALGAAQAVRSTHRSDAPLRVQIDPIDIG
- a CDS encoding VC0807 family protein, whose protein sequence is MTATAEPRSGRARNLLFLAASIGLSPAVYYLLSGAGYSDFAALLCSTIVSGLWAAGVAAAQRKVDGLAAFAFALNLLGLALALLGGDERMMLVKDPISSAVVSALLLGSCVVGRPAMYGLAQRLHAPGAESAARWDALWHSDHEVRRAFRSSTAVWGAGLAADAVLRLALIYALPVSVTVALMNPVQWAIIGLLVLYTLRGRRQLDMRSRLAAMT
- a CDS encoding carotenoid oxygenase family protein — encoded protein: MDNRYLEGVFAPVPREYTLTDLPVTGAIPDHLDGRYLRNGPNPVGELDPALYHWFSGDGMVHGVRLRDGRAEWYRNRWVRGPVTSVALGETPVVRGVSGIGANTNVIGHAGRTLALVEAGLANYELTEELETTGVCDFDGTLRGGYTAHPKRDPDTGELHAVSYSFRSGNTVRYSVIGADGRARRTVDIQVGGAPMMHDFSLTEKYVVLYDLPVTLDPRLSAEMAVPRGLRLPARLLLSALIGRIRLPNPPVSQRHEPPRDRRLPYAWNPRYQARIGIMPREGGNADVRWFEIEPCYVFHPLNAYDDGDTVVLDVVRHPKMFDTDRLGPSDGAPTLDRWEVDLNAGKVRQHRFDDRAQEFPRIDERRVGKRHRYGYAPAVRGGGDGDSVLYKHDLVTGTTARRSFGAGKSLGEFVFQPSGPDAGEDDGVLMGFVYDAPTDRSELAILDAGSLETIASIQLPHRVPAGFHGNWLPA
- a CDS encoding SDR family oxidoreductase, which codes for MIVVTGATGNIGRTLVPMLADAGEKVVAVSRGSAVSLPDGVDHRRADLADTAQLPSAFAGADALFLLLSGELGFTGPDPAETIRIAADAGVRRVVFLSSLSVVTRPGRLSATRLVDFEAALRNSGLEWTVLRPGGFFSNSFAWADSVRTERAVFAPFGDTGLPHVDPADIAAVAAAALRSPEHAGKVYTLTGPRSVTPREQARALAAGLGEPVRFVELSRAQAFTAMTEFMPGPVAEDTLSILGEPTAAELAVSPDIERVLARPATDYATWVRANLAAFR
- a CDS encoding response regulator codes for the protein MSGQRSGDPIRVLVVDDQQIMREGLVALLGLVDEVEVVGAVGDGEQAVRAVTDLTPDVVLMDLRMPVLDGVEATRRIAGRHPDTAVLVLTTYADDESIVSALRAGARGYLTKDAGRVEIAAALRAAAAGQSTFDATVSQRLVAALSRPEPPGRPATRPDGLTGREAEVIGLIGQGLNNAEIAAALFVGETTVKTHINNAFAKIGARNRADAVRYAYRHGLADSD
- a CDS encoding sensor histidine kinase gives rise to the protein MRRLRRAARVLFGGDPESSPLTQVIGTMLLAVNLVFNHRQPVPGWLWWTLGATYVCWVLFTAGISRWPRPAFAALVCCALISAAAVGPAPDSSVLVMLCVAASVLAQHLVPSVAAILFVFAGCLVALVAGGLIAGRSAGTVAAHAAILVILVLLGLYRRQYRMRVRETEMLLAQTRRAQHEHARAAALDERARIAREMHDVLAHSLGALTVQLDVAEGLLSEKGDVAGALARLRQSRRLAADGLAEARSAVAALRSDVPPLPEAVRELAESFRRDHHLEVSCRVDGPARTVGPASTVSLLRAAREALTNAGRHAPGESVTVTLRFAPGRVRLSVRNPLPAIVSQYRPSGSGYGLIGMRERIALVGGTLSAGPDGDGWLVTAEVPE
- a CDS encoding TetR/AcrR family transcriptional regulator, whose translation is MNSRSDAATRRRGAAMRDRLVESGLRLLEEGGPEALQTRRVAAAAGASTMTVYTHFGGMNGLLKAIAAEAFTRFGAALASTPPTDDPVADFFAMGYAYRRYALASPQRYRLMFGLTADQTEHPPHRDVTAGPVAEAVGAETFEQLVGAVERMIDGGHLAPAPARQAAARVWALMHGTVMLDLSGYLGAENSSLTTVLGPATVDLLVGMGGARAEIEQSLERAGTLVARD